One Candidatus Methylomirabilis limnetica genomic region harbors:
- the radC gene encoding RadC family protein yields the protein MSKTIHDIPEADRPREKLLRKGAAALSDQELLAVLLGKGTPGMDVMTLASKLARLIDEKGLAVKAEDLSQFAGVGDAKATLILAAIEFARRRIKPEGAKIVTPADLLPHVRHYADRKQEHFLCASINGANEILNIRVVSIGLIDRSPVHPREVFADALSDRASAVIVAHNHPSGGLGPSPSDIAITAQLKAAGAVVGIELLDHIIFNRTGYFSFLEEGKL from the coding sequence ATGAGCAAGACGATTCACGACATCCCCGAAGCCGACCGACCGCGCGAGAAGCTCCTGCGCAAAGGTGCGGCTGCACTGAGCGACCAGGAACTGCTTGCCGTGCTCCTCGGCAAAGGCACACCCGGTATGGACGTCATGACGCTGGCCTCCAAGCTGGCGCGACTCATTGACGAGAAGGGACTGGCCGTGAAGGCCGAGGATCTCTCGCAGTTTGCGGGCGTCGGTGACGCCAAGGCGACCTTGATCCTCGCGGCCATCGAGTTCGCCCGCCGCCGCATCAAACCGGAAGGCGCGAAGATCGTGACCCCTGCCGACTTGCTGCCGCACGTCCGCCATTACGCCGACCGCAAGCAAGAGCATTTCCTATGCGCCAGCATCAACGGTGCCAACGAGATTCTGAACATCCGCGTGGTGTCCATTGGACTCATAGACCGCAGCCCCGTGCATCCGCGTGAAGTCTTCGCCGATGCCCTCTCCGACCGCGCCTCCGCCGTCATCGTCGCCCACAATCACCCGAGCGGGGGGCTCGGACCATCGCCCAGCGACATCGCCATCACCGCACAACTCAAGGCGGCAGGTGCAGTCGTTGGCATTGAGTTGCTTGATCACATCATCTTCAACAGGACCGGATACTTCAGTTTTCTTGAAGAGGGCAAGCTGTAG